Proteins co-encoded in one Natronorubrum daqingense genomic window:
- a CDS encoding aminotransferase class I/II-fold pyridoxal phosphate-dependent enzyme codes for MDPESIHTGERVPHGGEPDQQILDFSANTNPNTPAGVSSVYEDALEESRRYPDDEYSAFRAAAAEFVDCEPDQVIPTPGGLAAIRLAMESALEPGETAVLPAPSFGEYAREVHLQGATPEFVAHDELLAVPAERLETHSLAVVCTPNNPTGEAADPDALAAFAARCGDSDTTLLVDEAFLGFTTLPSAATLEAEHVIVARSLTKLFGLPGLRAGFAVASGQNRDALETARRAWSLGTPAARVGAFCLRQDEFVRDTRERVERERERLREHLEGRFDVSPSDAPYLLCAVDDRGGNAERVGDAEAVSPSDADDAVEALVESARAEGVAIRDATTFRGLDSHVRVAIKDRESNDRLLEALGCTRGGGEPSSDVADENGSVSSTDGETRE; via the coding sequence GTGGATCCTGAGTCCATTCACACGGGCGAGCGCGTCCCACACGGCGGCGAACCCGACCAGCAAATTCTCGACTTTTCGGCGAACACGAACCCGAACACGCCCGCGGGCGTCTCGAGCGTGTACGAGGACGCACTCGAGGAGTCCCGCCGGTATCCCGACGACGAGTACTCGGCGTTTCGGGCCGCTGCGGCCGAGTTCGTCGACTGCGAACCCGACCAGGTGATTCCGACGCCCGGCGGACTGGCCGCGATTCGCCTCGCGATGGAGTCCGCGCTCGAGCCCGGAGAGACGGCCGTGCTCCCCGCCCCGAGCTTCGGCGAGTACGCCCGCGAAGTGCACCTCCAGGGAGCGACTCCCGAGTTCGTCGCCCACGACGAACTGCTGGCGGTTCCAGCGGAACGACTCGAGACGCACTCGCTTGCGGTCGTGTGCACGCCGAACAACCCGACCGGCGAAGCGGCCGACCCCGACGCACTGGCTGCGTTCGCGGCCCGCTGTGGCGATAGCGACACGACGCTACTCGTCGACGAGGCGTTTCTCGGCTTCACCACCCTGCCGTCGGCGGCGACGCTCGAGGCCGAGCACGTGATCGTCGCACGCTCGCTGACCAAACTGTTCGGGCTGCCGGGGCTGCGCGCGGGTTTCGCGGTCGCTTCGGGGCAGAACCGAGACGCGCTCGAGACGGCCCGTCGCGCCTGGTCGCTCGGCACGCCGGCCGCACGTGTTGGAGCATTTTGCTTGCGACAGGACGAGTTCGTTCGCGACACGCGCGAACGCGTCGAACGCGAGCGCGAGCGACTCCGCGAGCACCTCGAGGGGCGATTCGACGTCTCTCCCTCGGACGCGCCCTACCTGCTCTGTGCCGTCGACGACCGCGGCGGTAACGCCGAGAGGGTTGGTGACGCCGAGGCCGTGTCCCCCTCCGACGCGGATGACGCCGTCGAGGCGCTCGTCGAATCCGCTCGAGCCGAGGGCGTGGCGATCCGCGACGCGACGACGTTTCGCGGGCTCGATTCGCACGTTCGCGTGGCGATCAAAGACCGCGAGTCGAACGATCGATTGCTCGAGGCGCTGGGGTGCACTCGAGGCGGAGGAGAACCGTCGAGCGATGTGGCCGACGAGAACGGCAGCGTATCCTCGACCGATGGAGAGACGCGCGAATGA
- a CDS encoding adenosylcobinamide amidohydrolase: MTGDGAYDATRSDGVLRVHRPETEWLSTGWNGGRRVASAAYNVSVPEGWNRTDLEAYVDERLEGAGFDTPLEAPVLLTGVDQDDARGARCGSVTAYATAGISNPAALPMADDDASTVDHGADDVTSSVPPGRGTVNVVIGTTRALEPGALANLIAVAAEAKATTLLAETGFPGTTTDAIVAGHDPTGERVAFSGSGTDVGAAARACVRDAVRAALEAHYDDGDHTLPESVAEAPYGVSTDGRATVFDPADDC; this comes from the coding sequence ATGACGGGCGACGGCGCGTACGACGCGACTCGCAGCGACGGCGTGCTTCGGGTTCACCGGCCCGAAACCGAGTGGCTCTCGACTGGCTGGAACGGCGGCCGACGAGTCGCGTCGGCTGCGTACAACGTGTCGGTCCCGGAGGGGTGGAACCGAACGGACCTTGAGGCGTACGTCGACGAGCGCCTCGAGGGCGCTGGCTTCGACACTCCGCTCGAGGCCCCGGTTTTACTCACCGGCGTCGATCAGGACGACGCCCGCGGCGCGCGCTGTGGCTCCGTTACGGCTTACGCAACGGCCGGCATCTCGAATCCCGCCGCGTTGCCGATGGCCGACGACGACGCGTCGACTGTCGATCACGGCGCAGACGATGTCACCTCGAGCGTCCCGCCCGGTCGCGGCACGGTCAACGTTGTTATCGGGACCACTCGGGCACTCGAACCCGGTGCGCTGGCGAACCTGATCGCCGTCGCTGCGGAGGCGAAGGCGACGACGCTGCTCGCGGAAACCGGCTTTCCGGGGACGACGACGGACGCCATCGTCGCCGGACACGATCCGACGGGCGAGCGCGTCGCGTTCTCCGGAAGCGGTACCGACGTCGGTGCGGCGGCGCGCGCCTGCGTTCGAGACGCCGTACGCGCCGCGCTCGAGGCACACTACGATGACGGTGACCACACCCTCCCCGAATCGGTTGCGGAGGCTCCCTACGGCGTCTCGACCGACGGACGGGCGACCGTCTTCGATCCTGCCGACGACTGCTGA
- the cobS gene encoding adenosylcobinamide-GDP ribazoletransferase encodes MSSSPSAALRGALAFLTRLPVTTREGDWNAFRARPVVFPIVGAIAGAIAAIPLLAANALPEPTIALGYLLAVYAVTGIHHLDGVADLGDAFVVHGDPARRREVLKDTTTGVGALLAVSLAVAGLALGALGVAALPLATAVAVVVAAEVGAKLGMAAMACGARASHDGMGSQFTAKAAPHSFAAPAVAAVPVVFLSWPEPVAATALLGATAGACLPWLWARRHLEGVTGDVFGAANEIGRLAGLHAGVIVWTLL; translated from the coding sequence GTGAGCTCGTCACCGAGTGCTGCCCTCAGAGGTGCACTCGCGTTTTTGACCCGACTGCCCGTCACCACGCGCGAGGGCGACTGGAACGCGTTTCGCGCACGGCCGGTCGTCTTTCCGATCGTCGGCGCAATCGCGGGCGCGATCGCAGCGATTCCGCTCCTGGCAGCAAACGCGCTCCCCGAGCCAACGATCGCGCTCGGCTACCTGCTCGCGGTCTACGCCGTCACGGGCATCCACCACCTCGACGGCGTCGCCGACCTCGGAGACGCATTCGTCGTTCACGGCGACCCGGCCCGAAGACGCGAGGTGCTGAAAGACACCACGACTGGTGTGGGGGCCCTCCTCGCCGTCTCGCTCGCCGTCGCCGGCCTCGCGCTCGGGGCCCTCGGAGTCGCCGCCCTCCCCCTTGCCACTGCGGTCGCCGTCGTCGTCGCCGCCGAAGTCGGCGCGAAACTCGGGATGGCCGCGATGGCCTGTGGCGCTCGAGCGAGCCACGACGGAATGGGCAGTCAGTTCACGGCGAAAGCAGCCCCCCATTCGTTCGCCGCGCCCGCCGTCGCAGCCGTTCCCGTGGTCTTCCTCTCGTGGCCGGAACCGGTCGCCGCCACGGCGCTACTGGGGGCCACCGCCGGGGCGTGTCTTCCTTGGCTGTGGGCGAGACGACACCTCGAGGGAGTCACCGGCGACGTCTTCGGCGCGGCGAACGAAATCGGCCGACTCGCCGGGCTCCACGCGGGGGTGATCGTGTGGACGCTCTTGTGA
- the cbiB gene encoding adenosylcobinamide-phosphate synthase CbiB, which yields MLTTIALFVLAFSLDTLIGEPPNALHPVAWFGRLVARLDRTDAESERGQRLVGVAIALFAPLAPALLAGTIVLALLAYSPFLGTVAAAVVLFVSTSLRSLLELTRTVVDATEPATDGEPDALDPARDQIRGLVGRDTTDLSAAELRSAAVESVSENLADGLIAPLLPFALLAPISLPAAAAAAAWVKGVNTLDSMLGYPSKPHGTASALLDDLVMWIPARFAALTIAIAGRNAFALDDARRWARAPPSPNSGWPMATLACVLSVRLTKPGVYDLNPHADLPTLEDGRRAVRVVATAGVVAIVAAIVLALAVTRALEGDALEYELSGSSPLLLALDSFVLETVLEVVR from the coding sequence ATGTTGACGACGATCGCGTTGTTCGTGCTGGCGTTCAGCCTCGACACCCTGATCGGCGAACCACCGAACGCGCTCCATCCCGTGGCCTGGTTCGGCCGTCTCGTCGCGCGACTCGATCGCACCGACGCCGAGAGCGAACGCGGCCAGCGACTGGTCGGCGTCGCGATCGCACTCTTCGCACCGTTGGCGCCAGCGTTGCTCGCCGGAACGATCGTGCTCGCCCTCCTCGCGTACTCGCCCTTTCTCGGAACCGTCGCCGCCGCCGTCGTGCTCTTCGTTTCGACGAGCCTCCGCTCGCTGCTCGAGTTGACGCGAACGGTCGTCGACGCGACGGAACCAGCCACCGACGGCGAACCCGACGCCCTCGACCCAGCCCGCGACCAGATTCGCGGGCTCGTCGGTCGGGATACCACCGATCTCTCGGCTGCCGAGCTCCGGAGCGCGGCCGTCGAGAGCGTCAGTGAGAACCTCGCGGACGGGCTGATCGCCCCGCTCTTGCCGTTCGCACTCCTGGCACCGATTTCGCTGCCGGCTGCGGCCGCCGCCGCCGCGTGGGTCAAGGGCGTCAACACTCTGGACTCGATGCTCGGCTACCCGTCGAAACCCCACGGCACCGCGAGCGCACTGCTCGACGATCTCGTCATGTGGATTCCGGCTCGATTCGCGGCGCTCACGATTGCGATCGCTGGACGTAACGCGTTCGCCCTCGATGACGCTCGACGCTGGGCACGCGCCCCGCCGTCGCCGAACTCCGGGTGGCCGATGGCGACGCTCGCCTGCGTCCTCTCGGTCCGACTCACGAAGCCCGGCGTGTACGACCTGAACCCGCACGCCGACTTGCCGACTCTCGAGGACGGCCGGCGCGCGGTTCGAGTCGTCGCCACGGCCGGCGTCGTCGCGATCGTCGCCGCGATCGTCCTCGCACTCGCCGTGACGAGGGCGCTCGAGGGCGACGCGCTCGAGTACGAACTTTCCGGCTCGTCTCCCCTCTTGCTCGCACTCGACTCGTTCGTCCTCGAAACGGTCCTCGAGGTGGTCCGGTGA
- a CDS encoding NTP transferase domain-containing protein — MCGGKGTRLESSHEKPLHSIDGVAMVDRVYRALERSRIETVYAAVSQNAPETRAHLETDATLTTIETAGDGYVSDLVSLLERPDISTPVLTVAADLPALEAASIDRILERHAGRDASRTVCVPVSLKRRLGVSVDSSLESREHLTPTGVNVVGDTATEQTMTDIHYDPRLAINVNRREDARVATRFLRSDEPNPETSGTARSSEGP; from the coding sequence ATGTGCGGGGGGAAGGGAACCCGCCTCGAGAGTTCTCACGAAAAGCCTCTCCACTCGATCGACGGCGTCGCGATGGTCGATCGCGTTTACCGGGCCCTCGAGCGGAGCCGAATCGAGACGGTGTACGCCGCCGTCTCACAGAACGCACCCGAAACGCGAGCACACCTGGAAACCGACGCGACGCTTACGACTATCGAAACGGCGGGCGACGGCTACGTGTCGGATCTCGTGTCCCTCCTCGAGCGCCCAGATATTTCGACGCCGGTTCTGACCGTCGCGGCCGACTTGCCCGCGCTCGAGGCCGCTTCGATCGACCGAATCCTCGAGCGACACGCCGGACGCGACGCCTCCCGAACCGTCTGCGTTCCCGTTTCCCTCAAACGACGACTCGGCGTGAGCGTCGACTCGAGCCTCGAGTCGCGCGAGCACCTCACGCCGACGGGGGTCAACGTCGTCGGCGATACAGCGACTGAGCAGACCATGACAGACATCCACTACGATCCACGCCTCGCGATCAACGTGAACCGACGTGAAGACGCGCGGGTTGCAACGCGCTTCCTGCGCTCCGACGAACCGAATCCAGAGACCTCTGGTACCGCGAGGAGCTCGGAGGGGCCCTAA
- a CDS encoding HAD family hydrolase: MGVSFDLFGTLVSAEKPADPAAAVAAELEARDVTVPDDWADAYAEAHVDAPEGAEIPLPAHVSRALASRGVDFDGNAPRRAVVSAFDPTVETRDGAEAAVEAARDYGPVAICSNCSVPELVGRTLVRSAFDRSDFDAIVTSVGCGWRKPAPQIFELTASHLETPPSNLIHIGDDADADGGVETVDGTPLLLEEHPLETIPAALATRRSPKS, encoded by the coding sequence GTGGGAGTATCGTTCGACCTCTTCGGGACGCTCGTCAGCGCCGAGAAGCCAGCCGATCCAGCCGCCGCCGTCGCGGCCGAACTCGAGGCTCGCGACGTGACCGTCCCCGACGACTGGGCCGACGCGTACGCGGAGGCCCACGTGGACGCCCCCGAGGGCGCGGAGATACCGCTCCCGGCACACGTCTCGAGAGCGCTCGCGAGTCGCGGCGTCGACTTCGACGGAAACGCGCCGCGTCGGGCGGTCGTCTCCGCGTTCGATCCGACGGTCGAGACCAGAGACGGGGCCGAGGCTGCCGTCGAGGCCGCCCGCGACTACGGGCCGGTTGCGATCTGCTCGAACTGCAGCGTTCCCGAACTGGTCGGTCGCACGCTCGTTCGCTCCGCGTTCGACCGATCGGACTTCGACGCCATCGTCACGAGCGTCGGCTGTGGCTGGCGAAAGCCCGCGCCCCAGATTTTCGAACTCACCGCGTCCCACCTCGAGACTCCTCCATCCAACCTGATTCACATCGGTGACGACGCAGACGCGGACGGCGGCGTCGAGACCGTCGACGGAACGCCGCTGTTGCTCGAGGAACACCCGCTCGAGACGATTCCGGCGGCACTGGCGACACGACGATCACCGAAGTCATGA
- a CDS encoding nicotinate-nucleotide--dimethylbenzimidazole phosphoribosyltransferase, translating into MRLLLPAGTTETALVDGISAAGATPELMKHTPSADAEILAYGQPVAAPVTPVSPNGCPTPAAVTRAVREVCEFDVSIVDAGLAEPTAAPTVDLGVDPGADIRESTPVPDAASIFDRAATYASSLPDDDLVIGETVPGGTTTALAVLTALGEPAAVSSSLPANPIERKRRVVDEALEASDLRSGGLDGQPLEAIERMGDPVQATVMGLVTGALEADIDVTLAGGTQMIAVAALLRHAGLEGPLSIATTSFVADEQGDRLGEACYRLNCELTVTDPGFDEREHVSMERYCAGEAKEGVAMGGALSLVSEDRLPTVLDRFEVVCDRLGIDDERARPPTEGERGS; encoded by the coding sequence GTGCGCCTCTTGCTCCCCGCTGGAACCACCGAGACGGCGCTCGTCGACGGGATCAGCGCGGCCGGCGCGACGCCCGAGTTGATGAAACACACGCCCTCGGCCGACGCCGAGATCCTCGCCTACGGCCAGCCCGTAGCAGCTCCCGTCACCCCGGTGAGTCCGAACGGCTGTCCGACGCCGGCGGCCGTCACGCGGGCCGTCCGCGAAGTTTGCGAGTTCGACGTCTCGATCGTCGACGCGGGACTCGCGGAACCGACGGCGGCCCCGACCGTCGACCTCGGCGTCGATCCGGGCGCTGACATCCGAGAATCAACCCCGGTACCCGACGCGGCGTCGATCTTCGACCGCGCAGCGACCTACGCCTCGAGCCTGCCGGACGACGACCTCGTCATCGGCGAGACGGTCCCCGGCGGGACGACGACCGCCCTCGCCGTCCTCACTGCTCTCGGCGAACCCGCCGCCGTCTCCTCCTCGCTCCCGGCCAACCCGATCGAGCGCAAACGCCGCGTCGTCGACGAGGCGCTCGAGGCGAGCGACCTCCGTTCCGGCGGGCTCGACGGCCAGCCCCTCGAGGCCATCGAACGAATGGGCGATCCGGTTCAGGCGACCGTTATGGGACTCGTGACGGGTGCGCTCGAGGCCGATATCGACGTGACGCTCGCCGGCGGCACGCAGATGATCGCCGTCGCCGCCCTCCTCCGACACGCTGGGCTCGAGGGGCCGCTCTCGATCGCGACCACCTCGTTCGTCGCCGACGAGCAGGGAGATCGACTCGGCGAGGCCTGCTATCGACTGAACTGCGAGTTGACGGTGACCGATCCCGGCTTCGACGAGCGCGAGCACGTCTCGATGGAGCGCTACTGCGCCGGCGAGGCGAAGGAGGGCGTCGCGATGGGCGGTGCGCTCTCGCTCGTCTCCGAAGATCGACTGCCGACGGTACTGGACCGATTCGAGGTCGTCTGCGACCGGCTCGGGATCGACGACGAGCGCGCACGGCCGCCGACGGAGGGAGAGCGTGGATCCTGA